From Candidatus Sericytochromatia bacterium, a single genomic window includes:
- a CDS encoding SpoIIE family protein phosphatase — MPQSPSRLSSPASARKRSLGFWAVLFTAFFYLLAVLGIRGYLMALHLDVPDLAVDAPIALLTALALARWARGRRAVTAEREGPAAVSPLSPDFRDIIGDFAAASRESLDVTANTDAFLDAVAESLTPAYQMVVVKGPEGGLETLGMRGVADPAALLRKGPSQEEVSIPLKVGDRMIGRLLLGPKVSSEGYTPGDFALLDALGQSLALSLRNAQLFGELAGQERLKRELEIACDVQMGLLPKSLPHVPGALVAAHCSPALEVGGDFYDFVQIDATRWGVLIGDVSGKGVPASLMMAVSLTLFRALAPGIPSPASTLGRLNKLIHRNRPSNKIFVAAVYFIYDARDGSVLLANAGHPPPLLDGQPVPAKGLPLGINPRVVYKEVRFTLPQGASLAVYSDGLEDLEDEQGVSLGHERVAALFQKVARMEPQTALENLRGELSTFAGKAPLPDDQTVAILQRQTTGSAARPTASGAEKPLPARPAATVLAGATPAGAQPDGSSDGPPAAAHPTPDGPATPAS, encoded by the coding sequence ATGCCCCAATCCCCCTCTCGTCTTTCCTCCCCCGCGTCCGCGCGCAAGCGGTCCCTCGGCTTCTGGGCCGTCTTGTTCACCGCCTTTTTCTACTTGCTGGCCGTCCTGGGCATTCGCGGCTACCTGATGGCCTTGCACCTGGACGTGCCGGACCTGGCCGTGGACGCGCCGATCGCCTTGCTGACCGCCCTCGCCCTGGCGCGCTGGGCGCGGGGACGACGCGCGGTCACCGCCGAGAGAGAGGGACCAGCGGCTGTTTCACCGTTGTCGCCCGATTTTCGAGACATCATCGGTGACTTCGCGGCCGCCTCGCGCGAATCACTGGACGTCACGGCCAACACCGACGCGTTCCTGGACGCCGTCGCCGAATCCCTCACGCCCGCCTACCAGATGGTCGTGGTGAAGGGCCCGGAAGGCGGGCTGGAAACCTTGGGGATGCGCGGGGTGGCCGACCCTGCCGCACTGCTGCGCAAGGGTCCCAGTCAGGAAGAGGTGAGCATTCCCTTGAAGGTCGGTGACCGGATGATCGGCCGCCTCCTGCTGGGCCCCAAGGTTTCCAGTGAGGGCTATACCCCAGGCGACTTTGCCCTGCTGGATGCGTTGGGGCAGAGCCTGGCGCTCTCCCTGCGAAACGCCCAGCTGTTCGGCGAACTGGCCGGGCAAGAACGCCTGAAGCGCGAGTTGGAGATTGCGTGTGACGTGCAGATGGGATTGCTGCCGAAGAGCCTGCCCCACGTGCCAGGGGCTCTGGTGGCGGCGCATTGCTCCCCCGCGCTGGAAGTGGGGGGGGACTTCTACGATTTCGTGCAGATTGACGCCACCCGTTGGGGCGTCTTGATCGGCGACGTCTCGGGCAAGGGCGTGCCAGCCTCGTTGATGATGGCGGTCTCCCTCACGCTTTTTCGTGCCCTGGCACCGGGCATTCCCTCACCGGCCAGCACCCTGGGTCGCCTCAACAAGCTGATCCATCGGAACCGGCCGAGCAACAAGATCTTCGTGGCGGCAGTCTATTTCATTTATGACGCCCGCGACGGGTCCGTGCTGCTGGCCAATGCGGGCCATCCACCGCCCTTGCTGGACGGCCAGCCGGTTCCGGCCAAAGGCCTGCCCCTTGGCATCAATCCACGGGTCGTCTACAAGGAGGTTCGGTTCACCCTGCCACAGGGCGCCAGCTTGGCCGTCTATTCGGACGGACTTGAAGACCTGGAAGACGAGCAAGGGGTGTCGCTTGGCCACGAGCGGGTGGCAGCCCTGTTTCAGAAGGTGGCCCGCATGGAACCGCAAACCGCGCTGGAAAACCTGCGCGGAGAACTCTCGACGTTTGCAGGCAAGGCCCCTCTGCCCGACGACCAGACGGTCGCAATCTTGCAACGCCAGACCACCGGAAGCGCTGCACGACCGACTGCGTCCGGTGCCGAGAAGCCCTTGCCCGCCCGGCCCGCCGCGACGGTCCTGGCGGGGGCTACGCCTGCGGGTGCTCAGCCCGACGGGTCGAGCGACGGGCCGCCCGCTGCAGCCCATCCGACACCAGACGGTCCAGCAACACCGGCATCATGA
- a CDS encoding D-alanine--D-alanine ligase has translation MAKLRVAVLMGGPSSEREVSLRSGQMVLKNLAPEQYAAFGVELNELLDSATAIAELAARADFVFLALHGRLGEDGTIQGLLDALGLPYQGSGVMASAIAMNKVRSKSVYAELGIPQARWLDWRHLGDGRWQRGNAARHAERGLEALTELELAQICCAELGEDLVLKGASQGSTLGLAMVQGQPAFAPALREVAPYDDEILVEERIRGLEVTASVLGGSAPLALPLVEIRPRTRDVFDYEAKYTPGATDEICPARIPADLTAAVQHLALRAHHGIGCEGASRSDFILRDGQPYILETNTLPGLTEGSLLPQAARAAGIMMPVLLDRLVSDGLQRAARRSTRRAEHPQA, from the coding sequence ATGGCGAAGTTGAGGGTTGCGGTGCTGATGGGGGGACCCTCCAGCGAGCGTGAGGTGTCCTTGCGTTCGGGCCAGATGGTGCTGAAGAATCTGGCGCCCGAACAATACGCGGCTTTCGGGGTCGAGTTGAATGAGCTCCTGGATTCCGCCACCGCCATTGCCGAACTGGCGGCCAGAGCCGACTTTGTTTTTCTGGCGCTGCACGGACGTCTGGGGGAAGACGGCACGATTCAGGGTCTGCTGGATGCGCTCGGGTTGCCCTATCAGGGGTCTGGCGTGATGGCCAGTGCGATCGCCATGAACAAGGTCCGTAGCAAATCGGTGTACGCCGAACTGGGCATTCCCCAGGCCCGCTGGCTGGATTGGCGCCACCTCGGAGACGGTCGCTGGCAGCGGGGCAATGCGGCGAGGCACGCGGAGCGGGGTCTGGAGGCGCTAACGGAGCTGGAACTGGCTCAGATATGTTGCGCCGAACTGGGCGAAGACCTGGTCTTGAAGGGGGCCTCTCAGGGATCGACGCTGGGCCTGGCCATGGTCCAGGGCCAGCCAGCCTTCGCTCCCGCTTTGCGGGAAGTGGCGCCCTATGACGACGAAATCTTGGTTGAGGAGCGGATTCGGGGGCTGGAGGTCACGGCCAGCGTGCTGGGCGGCTCCGCCCCACTTGCCTTGCCCCTGGTTGAAATTCGCCCGCGCACCCGGGATGTCTTCGACTATGAGGCCAAGTACACCCCGGGCGCGACGGATGAAATCTGTCCGGCCCGGATACCCGCAGACCTCACGGCGGCGGTCCAGCACCTGGCTCTGCGCGCTCACCATGGCATCGGTTGCGAGGGCGCCTCGCGCAGCGACTTTATCCTGCGGGACGGCCAGCCGTATATCCTGGAGACCAACACGCTGCCTGGGTTGACCGAGGGCAGCTTGCTGCCGCAAGCGGCCCGTGCGGCCGGCATCATGATGCCGGTGTTGCTGGACCGTCTGGTGTCGGATGGGCTGCAGCGGGCGGCCCGTCGCTCGACCCGTCGGGCTGAGCACCCGCAGGCGTAG
- a CDS encoding NDP-sugar synthase, translating to MKAVIVAGGSGTRLRPLTYNVPKPMVPLFEKPFLQHQLDLLRRHGIRDVVINLHYLSAAIQDHFGDGSDSGMRVAYSLEAQPMGTAGAVLLAKPHFDDEPLVVFNGDILTDVDLTALVRAHRERGAKATIMMVRVTDPTAYGLLFTAEDGRVTRFLEKPSWDEATLDTVNAGIYVLSPEVFEYVPEGEAFSFERGLFPLLLKLGLPVYGFLSEAYWLDIGSPAKYLQAHVDVLMGRVQVELDATHTANGIWVAADADIDPTAELRGPLYIGRRARIRKRARVREFSVLGPDVVVDDRASVERALVGAGSLVGEDTVLDGCIVGQRCQLGPSTRVGQHVVLADDSSLGRGTQVGP from the coding sequence ATGAAGGCGGTCATCGTCGCGGGCGGCTCGGGCACCCGCTTGCGCCCGCTGACCTACAACGTGCCCAAGCCGATGGTGCCGCTGTTCGAGAAGCCGTTCCTGCAGCACCAACTGGACCTGCTCCGACGCCACGGGATCCGAGATGTGGTCATCAACCTGCACTACCTCTCAGCCGCCATCCAGGACCACTTCGGGGATGGTTCGGACAGCGGGATGCGGGTGGCCTATTCGCTGGAAGCCCAGCCAATGGGCACCGCCGGGGCGGTGCTGCTGGCGAAACCCCATTTTGATGACGAGCCATTGGTCGTGTTCAATGGGGACATCCTCACCGACGTCGACCTGACGGCCTTGGTGCGCGCTCACCGGGAACGCGGGGCGAAGGCCACCATCATGATGGTGCGCGTGACCGATCCGACGGCCTATGGCCTGCTGTTCACGGCCGAGGATGGCCGGGTCACGCGATTTCTCGAGAAACCGTCCTGGGACGAGGCCACCCTCGACACCGTCAATGCCGGCATCTACGTGCTGTCGCCGGAAGTATTCGAATACGTACCGGAGGGTGAGGCCTTCAGCTTTGAGCGGGGTCTGTTTCCCCTCCTTCTGAAGCTCGGCCTGCCGGTCTATGGTTTCTTGTCGGAGGCGTACTGGTTGGACATCGGGTCACCGGCCAAGTACCTTCAGGCCCATGTGGATGTCCTCATGGGACGGGTGCAGGTCGAGCTGGACGCGACCCACACGGCCAATGGGATCTGGGTGGCCGCTGATGCGGATATCGATCCGACGGCGGAGCTGCGTGGACCGCTTTATATCGGGCGTCGGGCGCGCATCCGGAAGCGGGCCCGGGTCCGGGAATTCTCCGTGCTGGGCCCGGATGTCGTGGTGGATGACCGCGCCTCGGTGGAGCGGGCCCTGGTGGGAGCCGGCTCTCTGGTCGGCGAGGATACGGTGCTCGACGGTTGTATTGTGGGCCAGCGATGCCAGCTGGGACCCTCGACCCGCGTGGGCCAGCATGTGGTACTCGCCGACGATTCCTCGCTGGGGCGGGGGACGCAGGTCGGTCCCTAA
- a CDS encoding bifunctional phosphoglucose/phosphomannose isomerase, which yields MHALDDPAALTDQDTSGMLGCVDRLPEVIEAAFARGKACSLPSGTFDMVLVCGMGGSAISGDVLRTWALDAAPVPVLVHRGDVLPAYVGARCLLICLTYSGNTAETVSTLQQAIARGVSTVVISSGGQAVELARSAGLPVVDLPGGWQPRAALGDLLFALLGVVTSLPGFPAVDVARIADHLRARRALWAVEVPSALNPAKRLATALKGRLPFLLGTGPSTEAVAVRWKCQINENAKATALLGHLPEFTHNDIVNLTAQGHPDLVLIHFKDPGDTALLQRQRLHTLDLLRPHLGGVQEVEGEGGDLLTRQLQMIYLGDYTSVYLGLLNGHDPTPVAAIGELKRRMALALEENNA from the coding sequence ATGCACGCACTCGATGACCCTGCTGCCCTGACGGACCAGGATACTTCCGGCATGCTCGGTTGTGTCGACCGCCTCCCGGAGGTGATCGAAGCCGCTTTCGCGCGGGGAAAGGCCTGTTCGCTGCCATCAGGCACCTTCGACATGGTGCTCGTGTGCGGCATGGGGGGCTCCGCCATCAGCGGTGACGTGCTCCGAACCTGGGCGCTGGACGCAGCCCCTGTGCCGGTGCTGGTCCACCGTGGCGATGTTCTGCCTGCCTACGTGGGGGCGCGGTGCTTGCTGATTTGCCTGACGTACTCCGGCAACACGGCGGAAACGGTCTCCACCTTGCAACAGGCGATCGCCCGTGGCGTCTCCACGGTCGTCATCAGCAGCGGCGGCCAGGCAGTGGAACTGGCTCGCTCGGCGGGCTTGCCGGTGGTTGATCTGCCCGGGGGCTGGCAACCGCGCGCGGCCCTGGGGGACCTGCTCTTCGCTCTGCTGGGCGTGGTCACTTCCTTGCCTGGCTTTCCTGCGGTGGACGTCGCGCGAATCGCCGACCACTTGCGCGCGCGACGCGCGCTCTGGGCCGTGGAGGTGCCGAGCGCTTTGAATCCGGCCAAGCGTCTCGCCACGGCTCTGAAGGGCCGGTTACCCTTTCTGCTTGGAACGGGGCCCTCCACCGAGGCGGTGGCAGTGCGCTGGAAGTGCCAGATCAACGAGAATGCCAAGGCCACGGCCTTGCTGGGGCACTTGCCGGAGTTCACCCACAACGACATCGTGAACCTGACCGCGCAGGGCCACCCTGACCTCGTGTTGATTCACTTCAAAGACCCGGGTGATACCGCGTTGCTGCAACGCCAACGTCTTCACACGCTCGACCTGCTGCGTCCCCACCTGGGTGGCGTTCAGGAGGTGGAGGGGGAAGGCGGTGATTTGTTGACCCGTCAGCTGCAGATGATCTATCTGGGGGACTACACCTCGGTCTATCTCGGGCTGCTGAATGGGCATGACCCCACGCCGGTCGCCGCCATCGGCGAACTCAAACGTCGGATGGCCCTGGCGCTGGAGGAAAACAACGCATGA
- a CDS encoding S-layer homology domain-containing protein, with protein sequence MSRAGCFRSFALSVVCAAMLPVPQAWAASGVADMRDVSSEHWAAQAIQSLSEKYGVMSGFPDKSFQGARTVSRYELAAALAKLIATLERRIAIATGTPVPDAGIAPEDLRTIARLQREFREELDLVKERLDGLENRIGEVDKRLKVSGSVRVDYRDWLSDPRNTLSTLPDADFRVRQALDFEAKLPRDLAFQSTLMADLYAPPSAANAFLRGSTSRPVMDVYLSKALMRYNPGWADIHAGVGSLRQHLSYGHAKADPFKASVWSNGTGGFGFVGTPGLDLDTAGQPTLANAPGGAAVWQPGTETAIDFVDPNNSKLYGAQGDVLATTQFVSGPLRFGLGFTRGGLSGPLLQGGTTLTASSLPAFAQWDQPSRMVAAAAFDGGIARLHALTSAPNGTWLDPSARNRFAAAGFELGGEALALTGEWLAQGALSPTSWASHRAALRLGSSNLLDTGVGLHLGWLSGHLASLTPSLARPGLIEFTTRPNGPTQPDFQSLGLLVRTPAVLIIPSFTLALQQTGGGPDGLNGALQTPFASGLTLQTELALFDLPALQFEYSRGKFGLGSPQGLFSAAPFTHDQLALSTGLTF encoded by the coding sequence GTGTCACGCGCTGGATGCTTTCGCTCGTTTGCCCTGTCAGTCGTCTGCGCGGCGATGCTGCCGGTTCCTCAGGCCTGGGCGGCCTCCGGGGTGGCCGACATGCGCGATGTCAGCTCCGAGCACTGGGCCGCCCAGGCGATTCAGAGCCTGAGCGAGAAATACGGCGTCATGTCGGGCTTCCCGGACAAGAGTTTCCAGGGTGCTCGCACCGTCAGTCGCTACGAGCTGGCTGCTGCGTTGGCCAAGTTGATTGCGACGCTCGAGCGACGGATTGCGATCGCCACGGGAACGCCGGTGCCGGATGCGGGCATCGCTCCGGAAGACCTGCGCACGATTGCCCGTTTGCAACGTGAATTCCGGGAAGAGCTCGATCTGGTCAAGGAACGCCTGGATGGCCTTGAGAACCGCATTGGCGAGGTCGACAAGCGCCTGAAGGTCTCAGGCAGCGTGCGGGTGGACTACCGGGATTGGCTCTCGGATCCCCGCAACACCCTATCCACGCTGCCTGATGCTGATTTTCGGGTGCGTCAGGCGCTCGATTTCGAGGCCAAGCTGCCGCGCGACCTGGCCTTTCAGAGCACCCTGATGGCGGACCTGTATGCCCCTCCCAGCGCGGCCAACGCCTTTTTGCGCGGCAGCACCAGCCGTCCCGTGATGGACGTGTACCTGTCCAAGGCGCTGATGCGGTACAACCCTGGCTGGGCCGACATCCATGCCGGCGTCGGTTCCTTGCGTCAGCATCTCAGCTATGGCCATGCCAAAGCGGACCCCTTCAAAGCCAGCGTGTGGAGCAACGGCACGGGGGGCTTCGGCTTCGTCGGGACACCTGGGCTGGACCTGGATACCGCCGGTCAGCCCACGCTGGCGAATGCGCCCGGCGGAGCGGCGGTCTGGCAGCCGGGTACCGAGACTGCGATCGACTTCGTCGACCCCAACAACAGCAAGCTCTACGGGGCCCAGGGGGACGTGCTCGCGACCACCCAGTTCGTCAGCGGGCCCCTGCGCTTCGGCCTGGGGTTCACGCGCGGTGGCCTCAGCGGTCCGCTGTTGCAGGGAGGCACCACCCTCACGGCGAGTTCCCTGCCGGCCTTTGCGCAGTGGGACCAGCCAAGCCGGATGGTCGCCGCCGCGGCGTTCGATGGCGGTATTGCCCGCCTGCACGCCCTGACCAGCGCGCCGAACGGGACCTGGCTGGATCCATCGGCCCGCAACCGTTTCGCGGCGGCAGGGTTCGAACTGGGCGGTGAGGCGCTCGCGCTGACGGGGGAATGGTTGGCCCAAGGGGCGCTCTCGCCGACCTCGTGGGCTTCCCATCGTGCCGCGCTGCGGCTGGGGTCGAGCAACCTGCTCGATACCGGCGTGGGACTTCATCTCGGCTGGCTTTCCGGTCATCTGGCATCCTTGACGCCCAGTCTGGCGCGACCGGGTCTGATCGAATTCACGACCCGACCGAACGGCCCAACCCAGCCCGACTTTCAGTCGCTGGGCTTGCTGGTGCGCACCCCGGCTGTGCTGATCATCCCGTCCTTCACCCTCGCCTTGCAGCAGACGGGAGGCGGCCCCGATGGACTGAACGGCGCCCTCCAGACGCCTTTTGCGTCAGGCCTCACCCTCCAGACTGAGCTGGCCCTGTTCGACCTGCCCGCCCTTCAGTTCGAGTATTCCCGGGGCAAATTTGGCCTGGGCAGCCCACAGGGGCTTTTCTCGGCCGCGCCCTTCACGCACGACCAGCTGGCCCTCTCCACGGGGCTGACGTTCTGA
- a CDS encoding farnesyl diphosphate synthase: MPSAATFDLPTYWQGWKEAVDAELARLVATGEPARLWESMRYSLQAGGKRIRPLLCLATVEALGGQAHEVLTAACAVELIHTQSLIHDDLPAMDNDDLRRGLPTNHRVFGEAQAILAGDALLAWAFTALTAPTAGRDDPRSRLAALDELARATVAMIAGQVVDIESEGKAVGPETLSFIHRHKTGALIRAAVRIGALLGAADERQAQALDAYADALGLAFQIADDILDSTRTAEELGKTPGKDAAAGKATYVTVFGLDEARRRLDQTTEECLATLGGWGSEANPLRAIARYVGAQVQ, translated from the coding sequence GTGCCCTCAGCTGCCACGTTTGACCTGCCAACCTACTGGCAAGGCTGGAAAGAGGCCGTCGACGCTGAGCTGGCCCGGCTGGTGGCGACCGGCGAGCCTGCCCGACTCTGGGAGTCGATGCGTTACAGCCTGCAGGCGGGGGGCAAGCGCATCCGCCCCCTGCTGTGTCTGGCCACCGTCGAAGCCCTGGGTGGCCAGGCGCACGAAGTTCTGACCGCTGCCTGCGCCGTGGAACTGATCCACACGCAGAGCCTGATCCACGACGACCTGCCCGCCATGGACAACGACGACCTGCGGCGCGGGCTGCCCACCAATCATCGGGTCTTCGGTGAGGCGCAGGCCATTCTGGCCGGGGATGCTCTGCTGGCGTGGGCCTTCACCGCGCTGACCGCGCCCACCGCCGGGCGAGATGACCCGCGGTCGCGCCTCGCGGCGTTGGACGAACTGGCCCGTGCGACGGTGGCCATGATCGCCGGACAGGTCGTCGACATCGAATCCGAGGGCAAGGCCGTGGGCCCGGAGACCCTCTCGTTCATCCACCGCCACAAAACCGGCGCCCTGATCCGGGCGGCCGTTCGCATCGGGGCTCTGCTTGGCGCGGCGGACGAGCGACAGGCCCAAGCCCTGGACGCCTATGCCGACGCGCTGGGACTGGCCTTCCAGATCGCGGACGATATCCTCGACAGCACGCGGACGGCGGAAGAGTTGGGCAAGACGCCCGGCAAGGATGCGGCGGCCGGCAAGGCGACCTATGTGACCGTGTTTGGCCTGGACGAGGCCCGTCGCCGACTCGACCAGACCACGGAGGAATGTCTCGCCACGCTGGGAGGCTGGGGCAGTGAGGCCAACCCCCTGCGGGCGATCGCCCGCTACGTGGGCGCGCAGGTTCAATGA
- a CDS encoding TlyA family RNA methyltransferase — MTDKRRLDQLLVERGLFPSRERAQAAIMAGLVRVGDRPVTKAGQAVSASAEVQVTGEVHPYVSRGGLKLARALEAFGVDPAGRVVLDAGASTGGFTDVCLQRGARLVYAVDVGYGQLAWKLRQDPRVDVRERQNVRHLKREDFTERPSLVVADLSFISLDKVLPALFALLGPEGEAITLVKPQFEVGKGQTEAGIVRSPEAHLAVLAQAQREALNLGWHLVHLTHSPIKGPEGNIEFLAHWQPVAPEQTPDLEDVVQAAHRSLVSPA; from the coding sequence ATGACGGACAAACGTCGCCTGGACCAGTTGCTGGTGGAGCGTGGTCTGTTTCCCTCGCGCGAACGGGCGCAGGCGGCCATCATGGCCGGTCTGGTGCGGGTGGGCGATCGCCCGGTCACCAAGGCGGGTCAAGCCGTCTCGGCCTCCGCGGAGGTGCAGGTCACGGGGGAGGTGCATCCCTATGTCAGCCGAGGCGGACTGAAACTGGCACGCGCCTTGGAGGCATTCGGCGTCGATCCGGCGGGGCGGGTGGTGCTGGATGCAGGCGCCTCCACCGGGGGCTTCACCGACGTCTGCCTGCAGCGAGGGGCGCGCCTCGTCTACGCTGTCGATGTGGGATACGGCCAGCTGGCCTGGAAACTGCGCCAGGATCCCCGGGTGGACGTGCGGGAACGTCAAAATGTCCGCCATCTGAAGCGGGAGGATTTCACGGAACGCCCCTCCTTGGTGGTCGCGGACCTCTCCTTCATCTCGCTGGACAAGGTTCTCCCGGCGCTGTTCGCCCTGCTCGGGCCCGAGGGTGAAGCGATCACGCTGGTGAAACCCCAGTTCGAGGTCGGCAAGGGTCAGACCGAGGCAGGCATCGTTCGTTCCCCGGAGGCCCATCTGGCCGTGCTGGCCCAGGCCCAGCGCGAGGCCTTGAATCTCGGGTGGCACCTGGTCCACCTGACCCATTCCCCGATCAAAGGCCCTGAAGGCAATATCGAATTTCTGGCCCACTGGCAGCCCGTCGCGCCGGAGCAGACGCCGGACCTGGAGGACGTGGTGCAAGCCGCCCACCGCAGTCTGGTCTCGCCCGCGTGA